DNA sequence from the Acidobacteriota bacterium genome:
AGAAGGCGGCCCTGGAGCGCTTCACCCAGGGCCTTGCTTCCGAGGTCTACGAGGACGGCGTCTCGGTGACCTGCTACAGCCCGTCCCAGATCGTGCCCACGCCGGGCGTCGTCCACCACCGACTGATGGAGGGACGCGACCCGAACGAGGCCGAAACCGTCGAGATCATGGCGCAGGCGGCCCTGCTGCTCGCCACCGAACCGATCGACCGGGTCACCGGCCGGGTCACCTACAGCCAGGCGATCCTGGAGGAGTTCGGCTGGATCGAGAAGGGGCGGGGACTCGGCACGGAGCGCCAGGGCTCCGGCTACAGCATGATCTAACCACTGGGTGCGCCGGCCGTTGCGCGGGCCTTCTGGCCCGCGATCCGGGCGATGCCGCGAAGCGGCGAGCCCGGGTTCAAGCCTCCTTCGCCCGCTACTCCGCGCCTTTCACCGGCTTGCCGGCGGCGATCCACTCCTTCTCGAGCTGCCTCGCCCCCCTGAGTTGGCCCAGCATCGAGTAGTTGCCCTCGTGGCAGGCGTACTCGTAGTTGTACTGGTCGGTCCTCGGCCAGGGCATCTCGCCGCCGAACGGCGCCGTGTACTCCTCGTCCTCGACCTCGAACTGGTAGAGCAGCGACTGGCCGTCGATCGGGCTGAAGCGTTCCGTGACCTTCATCGCGCCGCGCGGCACGCCGGCCGACGTTCGACCGTGGAACATCTGGGGCGCCGCTTCACGACGGAAGTTCGTCGTCTCGACGACCAGGGTGTCGCCCTCCCACCGGCCGATCGAGTCGCCGGAGTAGGACTGGTACGCCGCGGGCGAATGCTCCGCGTCGATCCTCACGACCCGCGTCCAGTGCATCCACTCGATGTGGATCATCAGGTAGTCGTCGGTCTGCACCAGGGTCTTCAGGTTGTTGTAGGAGATCGTGCGGATCGGGATCGAGGCGCCGGGCTGGTAGATGCAGCGGACGCCGAGGACCATCGTCTCCGGGCTGTCGAAGGGCGTGTCACCGGATTCCAGCCACCAGGCCGTGCCGTCGTCGTTCATCCAGATGAACCGCGGCAGTGCCCCGCGGTTCTTCTGGGCTTCCTCCGTCAGCGGTGGCATCCGGCCGTTCGGGGGGTGCGTCAGAATCGACGTGCGGTACTTGCCGTCGATCTGGAACATCGTGTGGCCCGGATCGAACCAAGCGTAGTTGTAGCTCTGCCGGTCGATGAAGGCGCCTTTCTCCGGCGGCGGCCGATCCGGCGCACTGGCGGCGTCGCCGTCCAGGACGCGCTGACGCTGGTTGGCTTCGACCTCGGCCGCCTCCTCGGGGCTGAGGACGAGTTCCTCGCCGCGCTCGGGCCGGCGCTCGAAGGGCGTCAACGAGCGGATGTCGTAGCGGCCGGTGAAGTCGGGCTTGCCGCTTGGGGTGCGGGGAATGTCGTCGTCGGAGGCCGTGGCGGCGCCGGCCCCCCATATGAGCAGCAGAGAAAGCAGCGCGAGGGTTTTTCGCATCTCGGTTCTCCTTGTTCGACGGTGCCGTCTAGCCTACCCGGAGCTTTCGCCGACCCAGAAGGGGCTCGACCAGGCCATGCTGCCGTCGATCTGACGCACCCGCAGGTAGTAGTAGTCGCCGGACTGGACCTCGCCCTGGTCGGTGAAGCTGAACTCCTGGTCGAGTGCCCGTCCCTCGGTCACGATCTGGGCGGAGAGCGCGTCGATGTGCTCCAGCACCTGGTACTCGTGGCGCTCGACCTGGCCCTTGAGGTCGCCCAGGCGGAAGCGGACCGTGTTCGCGGGCAGTTCCTGGGGCACGCGCACATAGCCGCCCGAGCCGCGGGACTCGGTCGTGGTCTCCATCTCGACGGTGATCACCGTGTCGGGCCCCGCGCCGCGGAGTTCCAGGACCAGGGACTTCGGGCGTCCGCGGGTAGGGAAGTCGAAGTCGATCCGGTTGCGGTCTTCCGCGCTGCGGGCAACTCGATAGGTCGCGGGCTGTATGAACCAGGGATCGTCGTAGTCGACGAGTTCCGCCCCGGCGACGAGGATCGCCCCCTTCCAGGGTCGGCCGCCGCGCGGCGGCGTACGTTCAGTATGGATCTCGGTCGACGACTCGAAGGTGATCTGCACGCGCGCGTCCTCGGAGAGCGCGCTCTCCAGGTATCTCCGCGTGTAGACGATCGCGCCGTTCTTGATCACGTCGATCTCGTCGACGGGCGCCGTGCCGTGGACCCGGCAGTCGATCCGCCGGACCGTGGCGTCCTCCTGGCGGGTGCCCATGCGAGCGCCGTTGAGCGTCGCTTCGAGGATGATGCGCTCGCCGGTCGTCGAGTAGGCGGCCCGGTCGCGGAGCGCGCTGAAGATCGCGTCCGCGTTGTTCTCGGGCGCGTACACGGCCGCCAGACCGCCCAGTTGCCGGTTGCCGGCCCCGGAGTACCCGGGATGGCCGTTGTGGTTGTCGGAGGCGCCGATGAAGCCGACCTCGAAGCCGTTCTGCAGGTACTTGTTGCCGAACCAGTCGAACGTGCCATGGCCGGACTGGATCTCCACAAGACGCTCCATGTCGGGATCGCTGTTCGTCCAGTCGCCGGGCTGGTGGGCGTGGGGGATGACCAGCACGTCGTCGGCGCTGTTCTGATCGCGCAGACCGGCGTAGAGCTCGTCGAGGAGGGGAGCCTTCTGGTTCGGCACGCGGCTGCGGCCGGGCGTGTCGCGGAAGAACACGTTGTGGTGGCCGCCGAGCGGCGAGCGCGAGGTCCATTCGAAGCCGAGGATCGTTGTGAACTCGCCTTCGATCCGGTACTCCTCGACCAGTTCCTGCAGCTTCCTCCACTCGCTGTCGTCCATCCAGATGTCGTGCTCGGAGAGGCTCAGGAAGTCCAGCCGCGCCACGTCGCGCCCGAAGCGGTAGTAGCCATCCGGCGAGCCCTGGCCTTCGGCGAAGGCGGTGTGGCCGTGCGTCTCGCCCCAGTAGACGCGGGCTTCGGGATCGTCCTCGACGCGGACGGGATTGCTGGTCGCCCGGATGGAGCCGTCCTCGTTCCGAACGGAGAAGCGGTAGACGCCGGGTTCGGCGAGGCTTACGTTCTCTAGCAGCGAGATCGCCGGACTGCCGGCGGCGATCGTCCGGAACGGCTCACCGTCCAGCAGCACGTCGAGCGCGGGCATGACGCCGGACGACGGATTCTTCATCCGATCCTCGGCGCGGACGGCGAGGGTGAAGGGCTCGCCCGGCGCCACGATCGACGGGGCCACGGCGTTGACGTAGCGGACCTCCTCGCGCCCCAGGACCTCGAACGAAGGCCAGGCCGGCCGGAACAGGTCGCCCGTTCCCTCGATGTCGGCGTAGACGTGCAGGATCACCTGGTCGTTGGAGGTTTCCTGCAGGGTGTATCCGGGTCCCCCGCCCGACGTGTCGCCGTAGGTGATGGTGATCGTGTCGCCTTCTGCGAGAGCCGTGCCGCCGAGGCGAAACTGCAGCACGGTCCGCGGCACGCCGGGGCTGACCTGGCCGCGTCCGGCGCTGAAGTGCATGCCGAACCATTCGCCCCAGGGTTCGCCGGAGGTGAACGTCGCGTCCGGATTCGAACTCCCGACCGTGACGTAGTTCGGGCCAGCCGGATCCTCGGCCTGAATCCCTCCCCGCCGTGCAGCCCGCACCAGGATGCCGCCGCCCTCCGCCATCCCGAGCGTGCCGACGGTGTAGATCTGCCGGATCGTCACCTGGTCGCCGGCGCGGAACGGACCCGGCGGGTCGAGCGTCAGCGTGCCGACCGCTCCCGGGTGCTCGTCCTTGATCTGGAACTCCCGGGTGTAGAGGCGGATGAACTCGGGGATCCTCGGCACCGGAATCGTCGCCCCGCCCCCCAGCCCGCGAAGTGAGCGGTTCGCATTCGCGAGAAGCTGGGGGAAGACGTCGGGGATCGGTCCGCCGGTGAGGGAGTACGCGTTCGCCCACTGCCACAGCGTGTCGAGTCGCTCGCTCAGGACGGCGACGTCTTCGGTGCTCTCGGGCGCTTCCAGCTTCAGCGCCTCGACGCGTTGCCGCAGCTCGGGTGTCAGGTAGTCGCCGGAGTCCTGGGTGGTGCAGCCCTGGGCGACCAGCGCCAGAGCGAGCGGAGCGAGGAGCACGGGGCGGGTTGCGAAGCGGCGTCGATTCAACATGGCGAACCCTCGCGGTTTGGCTGCCGGTCTCTCAGATTGGCGGGACTCTCCCCAGTACCATAGCGGGCCGAGATTCCTGGGAGGTCCGCATGACGAAACTTGCTTCAGCGTTCGCGACCGTTGTCGTCCTCGCGACCGTGTTCGCCATCCCGGCCGCGGGGCAGTCTGATGCTCCCTCGTACGACCCGCCGCTCGACATCGGTGTCGTCCTGTACGACGGCGCCGAGCCGCTCGACGTCTTCGGGCCGGTCGAGATGTGGCTCAACGTGGGGCCGGGCCTGATCCGCGTCCACCTGATCGCGGACTCCGCCCGTTCGGTCGCTCTGACCACGACGACCTATCCGGCTGAGATGGCTCCGAAGGTGGAGGCCCAGTACGGCTACGACGACGCTCCGCCGCTCGACGTGATCATGGTGCCGGGCGGTATCGGCACACTCCGGGAAGTCGAGAACCAGCAGTTGCTGGACTTCATCGCTGAACGCGCCGCCGAGGTCCAGCTCACCACCTCCGTCTGCACCGGCTCCGCCATCCTCGCCAAGGCCGGCGTCCTCGACGGCCTGCCGGCGACAGGAAACAAGGCCTTCTTCAGCTACATCGCCGGCTTCGGTCCCGAGACCGAGTGGGTGGAGGAAGCCCGCTGGGTCGATGCCGGCCACGTGATGACGTCCTCCGGCGTTTCCGCCGGCATCGACATGAGTCTGGCCGTCGTCGCCCGCTTCTTCGGTCAGGACGCCGCGCGGATGCTGGCCCAGGCCACCGAGTACGAGTGGAACGAGGACGCGGGCCGGGACCCGTTCGTCGGGAACCTTGACTCGGCCATGCCGTACCTGGAGCGCCTGGAGGCGGCCGCCGGGGAGTCGTCCGGTTCGGGATCCTGAGCCCGGGCCCTGCCCCCGGGAACGGATTGAAGGCGCGGGCGCTAGGGGTAGGGTGTGATCACGCCGCAGGCCGCTCGGGAACCGCCTGCGCAGCCGGCCGCCTCGCCTTCGGGGCAGTAGGAGTCGGGGTTCGTGTGGATGATGAAGGCGCTGCCGTCTTCGTCGAACACGGAGAGCGGACCGTCGGAGAGGGTCACCCGCGTTGTCGTCACCATGTGGTAGCCGCGGCCCTGGCGGTCCAGGGTCATGTTCGTCAGGTCACCGGCGTGGAACGGGTGGTTGCCGTCCGGGCTGGTATTCGAGTTGGGGCCGGGGTCGAAGTGCCCGCCCGCGGTGCCACACGGATTGCACGACGCGGTTTCGTGGATGTGGACCGCGTGCTTGCCTCGGGTGATGCCGGTGTTGGCGTACAGGCGGAGATAGATGTCGACCGCCTTGACGCCTTCTTCCGAAGGCCGTTCCTGTAGATAGCCGAAGCCGACACGGTTCGTCGGAATGTCGCAACTGTAGAGGACGGCCCGTCCGGCCGCCGCCGCACCTGCAGTGGCGGCGGCGAAGTCCTCTTCAAGGTTCTGGGCGGACACGACGGCGGCTCCGCCGAGCGAGAGCATGGCGACGGCAGTGAGCGGAAGGATCGTCGTCTTGCGGCAGTTCGTGCGCATGTGTTGGGGGCTCCTCCAGTAGACATCAAGGCGATGAGTAGAGGTCAAGATGATTCGGGCAGGATTCCCAGTCTAGGGCAACGGCGGTTGCGCGGCTCCGTCGGCCGGTTCCCCGCGGTCGCCACGAGTCATCGTGTCGACCGTGGTCGCGGCGCACATGTGGCCGATCACGTTGGCCGCGGAGCGGAAGACGTCGGGCACGCGGTCGATCCCCAGCAGGATGGCGAGTCCCGCGAGGGGCACGCCGACCACGTCCAGGGCCGGCGCGAGCGACACGATGCTGGCGCTGGGCACCGGCGCGACCGTCATCGCGGCGAGGAAGATGGCCAGCACCGCGGCGGCGATCATCCCCGCGTCGAGCGGCACTCCGTACATGGCGGCCAGGAAGACGAGCGACGCGCTCTGGAACAGCGCGCTGCCGGGACGGTTGATCGACGCCGCCAGCGGCAGGATCAGCGTGTACTTGCGCTCGGACAGGCCGAGCTTCTTCGCCTCCTGCAGCATCATCGGTAGCGTTCCCACGGACGTCGTCGTGGTGAAGCCCACGGTGTACGTGCCCACGGTCGCCGGGATGAAGCGCCAGGGCGGTACGCCGCCCAGGAACCAGACCAGGGGCAGCAGAACGAGGCCCTTCAGGATGAAGAGGCCCACCA
Encoded proteins:
- a CDS encoding DUF3604 domain-containing protein — protein: MLNRRRFATRPVLLAPLALALVAQGCTTQDSGDYLTPELRQRVEALKLEAPESTEDVAVLSERLDTLWQWANAYSLTGGPIPDVFPQLLANANRSLRGLGGGATIPVPRIPEFIRLYTREFQIKDEHPGAVGTLTLDPPGPFRAGDQVTIRQIYTVGTLGMAEGGGILVRAARRGGIQAEDPAGPNYVTVGSSNPDATFTSGEPWGEWFGMHFSAGRGQVSPGVPRTVLQFRLGGTALAEGDTITITYGDTSGGGPGYTLQETSNDQVILHVYADIEGTGDLFRPAWPSFEVLGREEVRYVNAVAPSIVAPGEPFTLAVRAEDRMKNPSSGVMPALDVLLDGEPFRTIAAGSPAISLLENVSLAEPGVYRFSVRNEDGSIRATSNPVRVEDDPEARVYWGETHGHTAFAEGQGSPDGYYRFGRDVARLDFLSLSEHDIWMDDSEWRKLQELVEEYRIEGEFTTILGFEWTSRSPLGGHHNVFFRDTPGRSRVPNQKAPLLDELYAGLRDQNSADDVLVIPHAHQPGDWTNSDPDMERLVEIQSGHGTFDWFGNKYLQNGFEVGFIGASDNHNGHPGYSGAGNRQLGGLAAVYAPENNADAIFSALRDRAAYSTTGERIILEATLNGARMGTRQEDATVRRIDCRVHGTAPVDEIDVIKNGAIVYTRRYLESALSEDARVQITFESSTEIHTERTPPRGGRPWKGAILVAGAELVDYDDPWFIQPATYRVARSAEDRNRIDFDFPTRGRPKSLVLELRGAGPDTVITVEMETTTESRGSGGYVRVPQELPANTVRFRLGDLKGQVERHEYQVLEHIDALSAQIVTEGRALDQEFSFTDQGEVQSGDYYYLRVRQIDGSMAWSSPFWVGESSG
- a CDS encoding DJ-1/PfpI family protein is translated as MTKLASAFATVVVLATVFAIPAAGQSDAPSYDPPLDIGVVLYDGAEPLDVFGPVEMWLNVGPGLIRVHLIADSARSVALTTTTYPAEMAPKVEAQYGYDDAPPLDVIMVPGGIGTLREVENQQLLDFIAERAAEVQLTTSVCTGSAILAKAGVLDGLPATGNKAFFSYIAGFGPETEWVEEARWVDAGHVMTSSGVSAGIDMSLAVVARFFGQDAARMLAQATEYEWNEDAGRDPFVGNLDSAMPYLERLEAAAGESSGSGS
- a CDS encoding superoxide dismutase family protein, which codes for MRTNCRKTTILPLTAVAMLSLGGAAVVSAQNLEEDFAAATAGAAAAGRAVLYSCDIPTNRVGFGYLQERPSEEGVKAVDIYLRLYANTGITRGKHAVHIHETASCNPCGTAGGHFDPGPNSNTSPDGNHPFHAGDLTNMTLDRQGRGYHMVTTTRVTLSDGPLSVFDEDGSAFIIHTNPDSYCPEGEAAGCAGGSRAACGVITPYP